The Ralstonia sp. RRA genomic interval GTGTTGCATCGTGTCTCTTCGCATCGTGTGGGGCTAGGCAGGATACGCTCCGACTTGCAGTGCCGTCGCCCGTTCGCTGCACATCTCCACAAGGCGATCGCGGAGCACGCGCCCTGCGCTGTCCAGGTCGGACCGCGCAAAGAGCGCCAGTTCCAGCCCGCCGATCTCCGGAAAACCGTCGGCGGTGCTGAGCATGCGATGCCCGGGCTGCATGCAACTGGCCGGCAGCAGGCTCACGCCCAACCCTGCGCTGACCGCCGCGCACAGGCTTGCCAGGCTCGGGCTCGAATATGTGATGCGCCACGCCTGGCCGAGCGATTCCAGCGCGTGCAGCATCTCCTGCCGATACAGCGCGCCCACCGGAAACACCACCAGCGGCAGCGCGGGCTGTGTCGGCCCGAGCGGCAGCGTGTGCGGCCGCTCAGCGCTATCGATCCAGCAGACCGGTTCCGCCCAGCGCGCATGGCAGTCGCTGTCGGTGCCCCATTGTTTGACCAGCAGCATGTCCAGATCGCCATTGCGGTACAGCCGCAGCAGGTGGTGGGACAGGCCACTTTCCACTTCCAGCCGCAGGCGCGGCCGCTCGCGCGCAAAGCTGGCGATGAGCGGCATCAACGCACCGCTGCCGAGGTCTTCCGGCACGCCCAGGCGCAGCACGCCCTCGGTGTGTTCCGGGCTGAGCGCCTCGCTGGCCTCACCAGCCAGACGTAGCAGCCGGCGCGCGTAGCCGAGCAGGCGGTCGCCTTCTTCGGTGGGCAGCACCTGCCG includes:
- a CDS encoding LysR family transcriptional regulator, with the protein product MIDLVLLRSFVTVVDTGNFTRAAEHLHLTQSTVSQQILRLEQQLNCRLLDRSQRQVLPTEEGDRLLGYARRLLRLAGEASEALSPEHTEGVLRLGVPEDLGSGALMPLIASFARERPRLRLEVESGLSHHLLRLYRNGDLDMLLVKQWGTDSDCHARWAEPVCWIDSAERPHTLPLGPTQPALPLVVFPVGALYRQEMLHALESLGQAWRITYSSPSLASLCAAVSAGLGVSLLPASCMQPGHRMLSTADGFPEIGGLELALFARSDLDSAGRVLRDRLVEMCSERATALQVGAYPA